The Polypterus senegalus isolate Bchr_013 chromosome 10, ASM1683550v1, whole genome shotgun sequence genomic interval CATTTCTAGTGCCATTGATTTAAGCTTGCTTGTATTAACAGATGACAGTAATATATATACCCAAACTCAAGCTGAAAAGGCGCCAGTGATTGTCTCCTTAGTTACTCAGGGCCATATCATTCAGTCTTGTGAACAATAAGTTATAGGGATTAAGAACTTGGTGTTGTATAGATTCTCCATTAAGTAATATGCTTGACCTAGTACAAAGTACAATACTTTTATATGTCTGCTTAAATGCAGGAtacatttaactgtaaatatttaatatagGTAAAATCACTTAATTGCATAACCATTTATAGCATAAGTTATAGTGTCTTGCATAAATTCTTCTCTTCAGGGGAGAGTGTTCTAGACCCATCCTTCATCTGAGGCATCAGTTATAGAGAATAAAAGGCAGGCTAAAATCTGGGACAAAATGAGTGGTCTGGTGAGTATGTCCACCAGTCATGCCACTATAGCATGGTGTCTTTCAATCCAGTTACCtggtgtcttttttttgttttgttgtctcACTAATATGCTTTCTTACAAATGGTCTTTCTTCATCATCTTTACTGCTCTACAGTAATCTTTACAGACACCTTGCTAAGATTTTGGCATGAAAGAGCAAAAGCAGCTAAAGAAACCAAAGAGAGCTTATATCTCTGTTTAACTGTAGCACAACCTCTAGATCCTTGGGGTTTATCTAGATTCCTTCACCTGATACCAAGTGGCCTATATATCTAACTTGGTGTTTAAAAGATTCACATTTCAAAGGATGTAGGTTTATTCtgtgcactgtaaaaaatgtaactaaGTGATAGTCGACCCAGTGTAAAAAAGTTTGTTGTTCCAGCATTTCtgtgttaaatgtttagcttGACAATCGTTTCTTCATTGTGTGGCGCAGATGTgagttctatttttcttttcgGTTCAAATGTAAAAATCAGCATTGTGAGAATTAATAATCTGttgtttgtgtgagtttttcttttgCGCAATGCGCATTTCCTGCGAGAATGTTCTCGATTTATGAGGTTTGGACACGTGCATGAGTCCACGACTCCAAAATCTGTAATTACTAACGTTTTATAGTCCCGACTTAAGGTAAGTAAATGCATTTACATGAGTAGGACTTTTCTTTGTTGAAACCTATATAGTTAAAAAAATCGGGGTACGATTTATTAACAGTTGCCACGCGAGTAACCTTACTAACTTCGACGACCATCGATGATAACCTACTGCCGAACGTAAAGATTTTTATGCGTTTAATGTTAGCTTGTGTTATTTGCAACGTGTAATGATGGCGGGTCCGTTAACTACGGAAGATTTTAATGACTGTAACAGAATctgaaaatgaattattataaaatgaaagctcAGTTGTGCTTATTGTCGTGGCTTTTTATCAAAAGCCACACTATTGCGTTatttccttctttccttttttcactataACAGCTTATGTTTTTATACCTCAAAACCCGACATCAGGACTTTGTTCACTTAAAGTTAGCGGTCTGAATTCCCGTAGTAGCTGCGGTGACCGACTCAAGCTTTTTAGGCACCATACCAAAGTTGCGAACAGAGACTGGAAGCAGATGATTACATAGTGGATTGGGCAATAAGAGCGTACAAGGCAGCAGCTTGTGGatgaagtgaagaagaaaatatgaacctGGACCTAGTCAACACCAAAATGGACCTCACTTTTTCCCTGAGAAGAAAGGAGATTGTCATGGATGAACCACTGGTCTCTGTAGTCCAACAGAGATGGCCAGGCCTTTTCATAGAGCAACAGGTGAGTTTTTTCTAATCTTATAATTCAATTGTTGAGTAGCGATGCTAGTATCTTGAAAATAAGTACATTAttaatttctgaattttgttACAGGTATATGCAGAATTTTATCGCATTACCCAGGTGCAATTGaaagaaacatttctgacatccttggacaagTATTCGACAGCTCTGATCAAAATGTACAGAGCAAATGGAGGCAAGACAGCACATGAATTGAAATCACTTTTAGAATTACTAGATGAACAGGTACGTAATAAGGATCAGGAAAGAATTGTTTTATAGTCATAAGCATTAACTTAACATAGCATGTGGCAGTGTTGTAATTAAGGCTGTTAAACTGTTTGCTTATGAAGGTGCATGTGGCAAACCCATAGACTGTTATCAAATgcatgcaaaattattttatagaacaagctaaattatactgtatatgtttatatctgAGTCATTGGCACTACACATATTCCCTCCAATGTCATGGACTACAAATTCATAATGTAttaatttacagttttctttAATGGTGAGATTTACACAAACAATATTTTACCAGAAATAAAAGTACATTCCTGAGCTATTCTGTTTATTATAAATTGAAATTGCCCAGgttaatagcattttttttttgtttgtttctggatGTGTGcatacattttgaataatttgCAGATGTACAAAATCCTTTCATTATTTGGATTCATTTAACAAAGATGGACTTTTGTATATAGTAAGGAGGAAGgaaatatatcaaatatatttagttgttttgtttAAGTTTTCTTACATTGTCGTTTTGTTCAAACATTATTTCTTTGTATATTCTAACTCTATGACTATCATTCTTGTTAACTTTTCAGACAATGGATGTTACCACACACAAGAGGGCAACGGTTCTACAAGGACTACCTCTGTACTTAAGAGAATACAAGAAGTTATCAACAACATGTCATGTGAGTTCGGTTGGAAATGTAGAACTAAATGATTAACAAACAAGAAAGTTAAGTTGGTAGACAACCTTTCACTTGGCTTTGGAAAAGAGTCAACTATGGTTTATTTTTTCACACCTTATCTATATCATTGTTCTATATTTTTAGGATACAGACTCCCttcaaatatatacaaatgaaatgaagataGGAATATTGGAGGTTGTGAGGCACCATGAGACCCATCCGGGAGCTGCACCAATGAATGTGGCTGTGGTGATAGAAGGTCAAGTAGTAATTGAAGAGCTTGTTGACTTCACAACTGCATTTGTCATACTTGTTGGTCTTCTGTATGCTCTAAACATTCAATACCCAAAAGAACTGAAATACACTTTTGAAACAGTGCAGAAGGTGTTTCTAAATATTGGAGACTCATACTCACATAGAGTATTGTCACTCAAAAATATGCTGCGCAAATGTTAGACAAATGTGTCTCAAATCTGCAGAATAGGATGTGCTTGTATTTTGATTTTAGATTAAGTTAGCTATATCTACTTTTCTTTGTGTGAAATTCTTTCTCCGTTGCAAATTAGTGTTAATGTTATGACAGAATCCCTTTACCCTGTTCAGGTTCTGttcaaaaagacattttggaattATTGATGTAACACTTTTCAATTTAAGATTCCACAACATCAGAGATGGCATGGCTTGTGGTTATTAGTAATATGTTATTAAGAAAAATTTGAATGCactgaatataaatacatttatagaagtgattttcatatttcacattgtaataataatgtaatgcCATGTCTAAGAAAATAAagctacattattttcaaaaaagctgttttttcttttttgttaaaatggaaTATGTTGCTAAATATAGTCAGAGTTCTTAAGTAACTGATTACAATGTGCTTTTTgagtttgcaaaaaataaatatattaatttcttgAATTACTACCTTGAAGTTTGCCTAAATTTACTTACGTTTATTCAGCATAGGTTTTTTAGTTACGCCAATTAGAGATGACATTGACAAAGCCTTAAAATTTATGTTAGATGGGCTTAATGCTGTTTTTACATATTAGTTATTTCTACTTGagctaatttaattttcttagttTGGCATAGAGTAGCTTATATCCAGTGAACTCAAATTTTGTAATTGGCTGGATTTGTCAATATAATGTTGGGCAAACTCAAAAAGCACATTGTAATCAGttacttaatattttttaattgggaGTAGGATTGATTTTTTACAGTGTGCTTCCTCAACCACCTCAACACTTGtctcatttctttaaaatattcacaAGCATTCTTGGAGAAGCAAAGCACGTCATCCAGATATGAGCAACAGTACTCATCTCTCAGGTCATCTAACACATCCTGTATGCACTGCTGAAATGTAGCAGGAGCATCTGTCGAACCCAGCTGGACTCCATACTCATTCATACAGCCCTAAGAGGTTGCTGAAGCCAGTCATAGTCATATGTCTTGAAATCTCCTCCATAAACGGTTGATGGTATGCACTTCATTGGTTGAGGCCAATGTGACCAATGAATCTCTTCCCAATTATCCAGCAGGTCTTGCATGAGGGTTAATGGGTATCTGGGATGATCTTCCGATTTAAGTCTCAAAACCTGAGACAGTCACAAACTGCAGTACTTTTTCTGCACACTACAAGAGAGGAATTGGGTGAGTTGGACTTCCTTACCTAGCTAAAATCCAACAGATTCTGCATGTATTCTTTCCCCTAATTTAGATAAAAGTTTTGAGATGGCTtgttaacatttctttcttttttaattttattgtaatcattccatacaaaaaatagaattgaaaacaaattgacccccacccctgagaaagagagcatggccaacggagtaaaacataaagcttgtaaacatacctaaatccatgagtttaatagggcaatagtgATGattggagaagtaaaagaaatgagGAGAGAATTACTTCTTccgtgctttaagagcttattctgaaatattattgattagatcctgccaggttttgaaaaagttctgcacagatcctctaactgagaattacattttttccaatttcaaatagtatgtaacattagtttcccactgacttaaaacagagttaggattctttagcaaaataagtctatgtgccaaaagtgtagtgaatacaatcacagtttgtttgtccttctccactttaaacccatctggaagaacaccaaacacagctgttaatgggttaggagggattgtgacaccaaggctgtcttaaGGGCACTTAAAAATTtgggtccaaaatgatgttaatttggtgcaggcccaaaacatttgacccagtgaggctgggacttgattgcagcgttggcaggttggatcttgccctggaaacattttggacagtttttgaAACAGATGAGCTCGATAtaaaattttgagttgaataattgtatgctttgtgcatatggagcttgagtgaattctctgcattgttaccttccacttcttttctgatatattgattaagagatctttttcccattatcctcttggatctttaaaagagaggaactgtaaaataattatatattgcagaaatggtgtctAAGGTCTCGAAATTGAGAagtatttttccagcatggaggagggtgtgagatgaggaaaatctgtcaggttctgtttaataaagttcctaatttgatgatagtgaaagaaatgtgtagctggaaagttaaatttggaatttaattgttcataggatgcaaatatgttgtctatataaagatttctaagcaatttaatcccaaatgttttccagatattaaaaactgcatatgtttgcgagggttgaaagaggtggttctcagaggtgccacagataaaagattctccatcttaaaatgctttctacattggttccatgttctgagtgagtgaaggacaattgggttattggtatattggcaataacttgtatttattggggcacaaaatAGGGaaaactgcaggattttacttctattgcggatcaagcctgtgtatgttcatctatttgtgtccaggtttttatagcttgtctgtttgctgcccagtaataaaactgaaagttgggtagagccaaaccaccttctgccttagttctttgtagggtcactctttgcatatgtggatgttttgagttccaaataaatgagtttatcgttgaatctaattgcttaaaaagtgatgatttattgatgtatattggaatgttttgaaataaaaatagaagcttaggaaggatattcatcttaacaacattaattcttccagctagagtgagatgaagggctgactatctatgcaagtcttgcttaatgttttccatacagacagcaaaattttgttgataaagagctttatgtttacttgtgatatttaacacctagatatttaaactgatctgcaataataaaaggcaGGGTGTCCAAtcaaatattatatgcttgagaattcactggaaatagtacacttttattcaaattaattctgagatcagagatcttttgaaattctgtgagtgctgttaagactgcaggcacagtattttgtgggtctgatatatacagtaccatatcatctgcatatagagaaattttctgttccagtccttctctgataatcccctttatctgataagcatttcgacagtgaactgccagtggttcaatggcaattgcaaacagcagtggtgacatggggcatccttgtctggtaccacattctagtttgaagtagtctgaattaatgttattaatacaaactgaagcttctggattagtatacagtagtttgatccatgcacaaatgttcgggccaaacccaaatttctctaatgtagtgaaaaggtagttccattcaatcatgtcaaatgctttttctgcatccaatgataataatatctctgaggtgtttgactttgctggtgaatatattacattaaacaggtgttgaagattggaagataaatgtcagcctttaataaatccagtttgatcttgtaatattgccgaaggcagcactttctccatccttctagctataatttttgagagtatcttaatgtcattattcagaagggaaattggtctgtatgatgcacattgtaacaagtccttattttgtttagaaaagatggtgattaatgcttgacgaaaagtttgaggtagaatttgattgtctctagctttcgtaaatgttgctaataagaggggagctagctgagtggagaatttttgtaaaattgtacagggtagccatcagggcttgTTACCATTTCTTAACAGTtgtattattctttaaaaaaaacctcAGCTTCAGGAGAAGGATGCAGACAATTTTGCTCTTTCCTTGTTTGACTACCTGTTGTTCATCTTGCTTGAGGTGCAATAAATCACAGGTGGTTTCTTTCCTGAGCACTAGCTCCTGTTATGGATTCAGCTTGAGAAGAATTTACACAGTAAACCTCAATTTCACATTGGCAGTAAGGGACCGGCATAACATCAGACCTTCAGGGCAGGAATTATCTTATGCGGTCTCAAAACATGTAATTCCTTTATAAGACTGAGCCCAGATTATACACTTCACTTTTCTGATTTGGCATTCTGGGATAATGAGACCAGACCTTCCCAACTTTACAATGCCACAAAGCAAGGTGTTGTAACACCCCATGCATTAGGATTGTGGGCAACAAGCTACACAATGGCTTTCCTTGCAGTTCCTGGCCGAATACGTCCTTTAGGAGAGAAGTAAAGCAAAGagacataaacaaaaatgtttggttttaaacactgtggaggactgccggcctctcatgccggtcctcacccccaggccgccgggaggagccctcccgacagcaggatagtgccccgaggtccagcagggccttatggactttgtagtatttatacacagccctgctggataccttgggggccaccaggagtcgctgtggggggacttatgggctctgttgtgccttatgacccaggagtacgtcacggtcacgtgacgggaaggaacgacgtgctcccgggttgaagtaacgGACTGATTgctctgacccggaaggaataaggaactgtggactgttgggacaggaacacctccgggtcaggggctataaaagaatgatgcctcagtccagacactgagctgaggagagagattattgtgtttatagtagtgatttatgagtagtgtggagggtgctgggaggtagtcagtgactgttttttaacacagtatgttaaaacacCAGCACGGGGTGTTCCtgtttgcactgaataagctcacgccttctggtccatgatgacACAGCACTGGGgaataaaagaaagagacaaatatatgtcacattttgaaaaaatcattttatgacctgaatagtgccaatcagaaaacattattgcactaatgcaatattatttgaaacctaacagagtcagatcaggagagagtgtgaacgtgactgagagaatcaaactgaaaaaagctaacttttacaggtACCATTTACACAATTTTTACCTTTGTGTAAAAGTTAATGAGATTTGGTCTGCTTTGCTGGAAACAAATGTGCTGATCACATTATATGTAAGGGAAtgtttgaaatttttcttatatAACCTACTTGTCATACCATCACAAATCATTCACGCACACTTGCACCATCACTGACACTAGGTCATGCTTTTAATATATGGAAAGATACCATAGTTCTTAAAGAAAAGCCTCAATTTTACTTGTGCATTCTTCAGTCAcgaaaaacaaagtacaaatatCATAATATATTCACAAATACTATCAGTATGATATCATACTTTGCTTATTATGAATAAATTGCTTTATTAAAGCCATTAAGCACAATAAAAGGTGAGTGTGTTGACCTTTGTCACCCTTCCAGTACAACACCATGGTAAGCAACCTTTGAAATAGTTTGTGCAGAACTGCAGCTTTCTGTCACACCAGCAAGGCTTCCTATTTTAACAGGTTCTAATCAATTTCAGCAGGAGAAATTGTTGAGCACAGATGACTCAACCAACATGCTGGGAGGACTTTATAGGAATTACTACAGTCCTGCTGAGAAATATTTTAAAGGAGTACGGTACACGTTTGAAGGAACAAGTttctatgaaaaaaaataaataaataaaaaaatcaattttactctTCAGGCTTCTTAGCTCTTAAAGTACCTCAATTTACACTAATACAATACTTTactaaagtaatttatttttaattgaaccTGAAAATCTTTGTGGTGACATTTGTACAGCTGTCTATATTTTACACTGTGAACATTATGTTAGTATACATCTGTAGTTCAGGCCTCTTTTATCAACCAGTGGTCTCTGTGAAACTGACTCTAAGTTATTAGACACAGGGTGAATGCCAGGCCACCTCATGGATGGTATGTCAGTAAAATGCAGAAGAGCTAATGAGCCCTAACTAGCAATAATAAATGACTCATTAACTTTGCTGCACACCTTATAATAGATAGAAAATACACACTAGTGTGAGTGTATTTTAATTGCTAAAGAAGACTTCATGTATCTAATGTCCTAATAAGTACTTTCTATGGTTTTAGGCTAAATTGCTTAAACATTCCAGGGTAGGCTTGGATAGCGAGACCCTACAGCCGTGCAAGTCAAAGAGGGGaccaaatgtattattttgtttaataaattttattatgtttaattcATGCATCATCATTCACTACTTAAACGTTTAAACattttgacttgagcattcacagctttacatactgtacattcttaaTACCCAAATAGTAGGTAAGATATACATCCAGAATAGGATATGACACATTTAGAATACAGCAAAAAGTGTGAGGatacaaaaaatgttaaacaatttCTTAGCCTGTTTCTGAGGTAAGACTTTAAACATTAAGCTTACATTGTTCTTGTATTTTCTTCTAGGAACAGTATTAGCATGTCTCTTCTTATgctgctatataaaaatataaagttatttATGGGATACAAGTGTTCCCTCTCTTTTTATCTGTCTTTAGTTTACTCATAAATAATggttatactttatttatatgtaaagGTTTTGCATTGAGAAtactcaatctatactaataaaaggcaaagccctcactgactgactgactgactcactgactcactgactgactgactgactcatcactaattctccaagttcccgtgtgggtagaaggctgaaatttgacaggctcattccttacagcttacttacaaaagatgctcaggtttcatttcgaaattctacgcgtaatggtcataactggaaggtatttttctccatttactgtaatggagttgagctcgaaagccgtggggggcggagattcgtgtgacatcatcacgcctcccacgtaatcacgtgaactgactgtcaacgcagtgcgtagaaaaagCACTGATGAAAACATggattatataattgagaaggcagcgaaacaataagaagtgagcgagtgacatatactaccatattcatgagtgctgctacttcggaaagaaagcacggtgtaaacctaaacttcaaattaagttcatagacaggctgccgctggcgtttgtcatgcccacaggtaatgcgggatacaagtttaatgagaggacgcaggatataaacgagagttttgatcactttgtaactaagttaaaattgcaggtgaggggctatgcttatgcaaattccgagagactgtgtttgtgggggattgacagttaaggtgggtgggggagtcacgtcatcatctcccctcccatttacctcatttcgctctgagctgaggtccgcggctaacggcgtctttcgaagcaactttgtcacactgccaccaaatactcacagaaaaatccacaagttaatacacacgcagtctctagagtttctccacactgaatcctccaggcactacttacaaaaggttacgttgacaatcgtgttacattatttttaaaatctttccttttcttagcacaagcacagctgagaagcttcgatgcatgtgcttcataacgcgttaaaaaataatgcatttaatcacactttgcattacaagcaaaggggaacttttgtcaatgcatgatttcctggtacaccgattacattgatcagcgcatccctattcattttaccctcgcaccaccttggtttgagaagaagtatgaaaaaatatgaggttaacacagaaaaacagatcaccaattcaagctttatgaataattgattcgccattaataattgttttggtaaagcaatactcagtgtaatcctccttccattttataatttttccgccactagccatgattaaatgaacggtaaaaaagtaagagcgaagcgagggtgacttatttaggcaggcatatatatgacagcaacactcatgacaatgtcagtcatgttacgttattattaaaatgtttccttttctttttcattacttctttaacacactactgctcCGCTGCggggcgcgggtattttgctatatatatattgcgcttctgccttaagtcaaagtgagcacatttcatttttttcatactccccctgagctatagcccagacaagtgcaaacacgggaccccttttctacaccgcgtcAAACTAacattaaggcgattcgcactttcttttgcacgtatacgattatgagatcgtcagctcggattatgaagacacgcacacgagtggaggactgacagtgccatcacagccgattaatggcagggatgtctcaccagtctacacaagacccactgcgactgtccccaaaaggcgatcataacgttagcgaacacatctctctatactatataaaagaaaaaggcaactttactttctttacaccttttttccttttatcccaaaccaaagcctttctctcttaacactgcagaggacacaaaactaaatttctttaattgctggtaatgccagtaaggcacattatcagaggcagaaatttgaacgttcaca includes:
- the LOC120536248 gene encoding uncharacterized protein LOC120536248 — its product is MDLTFSLRRKEIVMDEPLVSVVQQRWPGLFIEQQVYAEFYRITQVQLKETFLTSLDKYSTALIKMYRANGGKTAHELKSLLELLDEQTMDVTTHKRATVLQGLPLYLREYKKLSTTCHDTDSLQIYTNEMKIGILEVVRHHETHPGAAPMNVAVVIEGQVVIEELVDFTTAFVILVGLLYALNIQYPKELKYTFETVQKVFLNIGDSYSHRVLSLKNMLRKC